Genomic DNA from bacterium:
CCCCCTCGCTCTGCAGCGCATCAGGAGTCCGGATCGGGTTGTACCGCCGGATCCCGCGGATTGCGTCGATGTCCAAATCGACGGTGACCAACGCCTCCTCGAACGCAGGCCCGCGGCCGATCACGCCTCCGGTGGCATCGACGATCACGCCGAGCCCGTCGAACAACAATTCATCTTGGCCGCCGACGAGGTTGTTGTACGCGATCGCGATCGCATAATCGCGCGCCCGGGTCTTGAGCATCTCCTCGCGGACGCGCCACTTGCCGGCGCAGTAGGGAGAGCCGTTGATATTGATGGCGACGAGCGCGCCGGCGAGCGCCTGGGCCAGCAGCGGGCCGCCCGGCGCCCAGATGTCCTCGCAGATGTTCACGGCGACCGGCACGCCGTGGATGACGTACACGGGAGATTCGGTCCCTGGTTGAAAGTACCGCTTCTCGTCGAAGACGCCGTAGTTGGGCAGCCGCATCTTCCGGTACACGCCGGCGATGCGGCGTTCGGACAGGACCGCGGCGGCATTGTAGAGGTGGTCTCCGGAGTCGACGAATCCCACGACCGCCGCGGTGCTCTCGGCGTGTCGCGCGATTTCGTCAAGGCAAGACAGATTCTCGCTGATGAAGTCCGATTTGATCAGGAGGTCTTCGGGAGGGTACCCCGTGATCGCGAGTTCCGGAAATGAGACGACGTCGGCCCCCAACCCCTGGGCTTCTCCGAGCCGCTCGATGATCTTCCGGGTGTTGCCCTCGAAGTCACCGACGGTCGTGTTGATCTGCGCCATCGCGATCCGAAACCGCGTCGTCATCGTATGCTCACCGGCAGCCGAAGTCTCGGCCACTCTATTATAGCCGATGCCCCCTTTGGGGGTCAGGCAGACCCTCGGGTGCGCCGGCTCGGGCCGGCGGAGGATCGGCGTTCCAGGATAAAGGCGAGAGCCCCGCCGTCCGGCGGGGCCCTAGTCCCATTCGCGGCTCGGTCTCAGACGTCGTAGTACAAGAAGAACTCGTACGGGACCGGCCGGATGTTGACCTCATGCAGCTCCTTCGTGCGTTTGTAGTCGAGCCAGGTGTCGAGCAGGTCACGGGTGAACACGTCGCCCTCCAGCAGGAACTCGTGGTCGGCCTCGAGGGCGGCGAGCGCGGCACCGAGAGACCCGGGGACGCTCTTGATCTTGGCGGCTTCTTCCGGCGCCAGCTCGTACGTGTTCTTGTCGAGCGGGCCGAACCCGGCCTTGACCGGATCGATCTTGCGCTTGATGCCGTCCAACCCGGCCATCAGCATCGCGGCGAAGGCCAGATACGGGTTGCAGGTCGCGTCGGGACACCGGAACTCGACTCGCTTGCTCGCCGCCGCGGCGGGGCCAGAGAAGTACATGGGAATCCGGACTGCGGCGCTCCGGTTCCGCTGGCTGAATGCGATGTTGACCGGCGCCTCGTAGTGGGGGACCAGCCGCCGGTACGAGTTCGTGGTGCACGCGCACAGCCCCAGGAGCGCGTCGACATGGGTGAGCAGCCCGCCGATGTAATAGAGCGCGTCCTGGCTGAGCTCGGCGTATCCGCCCTCGCGGTAGAAGACGTTCTGGCCGCCCTTCCAGAGGCTGATGTGGGTGTGCATGCCGGTGCCGTTGTCGCCGAAGAGGGGCTTCGGCATGAACGTCGCCGTCAGCCCGTGGCGCCGCGCGACGTTCTTGACGATGTATTTGTAGCTGAGCAGGCTGTCCGCCATCCGGGTGAGGGTGTTGTACTTCATGTCGATCTCGCCCTGCCCGGCGTGCCCCACCTCATGGTGCTGCATCTCCACCTCGATGCCCCAATTCTCCATCTCCAGGACCATCTCGCTTCGGAGATCGAGGTGGATGTCGGCCGGCGGCACGGGGAAGTAGCCTTCCTTCACGCGCATGCGGTTCCCCAAGCCCGGCTGCCCGCTGTTCCAGGTCGCCTCCTGCGAATCGATGCTGTAGCCCATCCGGTGCGGCAGGACCTCGTACTGCACGTTGCTGAACACGAAGAACTCGGCCTCGGGCCCGAAGTACGATGTATCGGCCACGCCGGATGTCTTAAGATATTCCTCGGCCTTCTGAGCCACGTGGCGCGGGTCCCGCGTGTAGGGCTTCTGCGCGATCGGGTCGTTCACGTTGCAGATGACGGACAGGGTCGGGATCGTGCAGAAGGGATCCGGCCGCGCCGTCGCCGGGTCGGGCATCAGGAGCATGTCGCTCTCCTGGATCGCCTGGAAGCCGCGGATGCTGCTCCCGTCGAACCCGATCCCCCGGATGAACGTCTTTTCGTCCACCTGGCTGGCTGGGAGGGTTGCATGCTGCCAGGTTCCCGGCACGTCGACAAATTTCAGGTCCACCATCTTGACGCCGTGTTCCTTGATATATGCTACGATCTCGCGCGCCGTCATCTCCTTGCCTGCCATTCCTCCACCTCCGCGTCCCGCCGGGGACAGAGTTGCCCGGTTAAAGGCACACAAAAAGCCCCCCGTGGCGCGCGCCGCGCCCCGAGAGGCATCTCGGCCTTTCGGAACTGCTGTAGACTCGAAGGATTTATACCATGCGAGCATGACGAAGTCAACCGCTCTGGGGACCGCATATTTGCTGGCGAATCTGCGTGCGGGGTTACCTCAGCGACGCCTTGGGCGAGGCCTCCCCACCGCGGGCTGTTTCGGCGGGAGCGTCGAGACGAAGGCGATGCCCCGCTGCACCCATTTCGCGAGCGCCGCATCGGTGCGGTAGCCTGCGCGGTCGACGTACACAAAGCCGGCCAGGGGACGGCCGGCGAATTCCATCGGCCGCGCGTGCGGCAGTGCCAGCGCCCGCTTGTACGCGTCGGGTCCGACGCGAACCATAAAGGCAATGCTGGTGAGGCCGCAGCACATCCTGCCGTTCACCATGAAGGACAGCCCGCCCACCATCTTCTTCTCGACGACGTCCCGCCGCCGGGAGAGGATCCGCCGCACACGTGCGGCGGTCTTCTCGTCGTAGCCCATGACGGGTCAGGCGCCCCGGCGGGGACGATTAGCCGAACAGCCTGGGCTTGCCGAGCAGCGCACGCAGGGACGTCATCTTCCCGATGTGATACCACCGGTGGGCATTGGAGAAGGCAAACGCCCCCGCCACATTGTTCCAAAACCCGCGCGGCCCTTCGTTTGGCGCATCCAAATTGGCCTCCGCGACCACGCGCATCAAGGCCTCGTGGGTGTCGTCGAAGGCTTGCACCACCTCGGTGAGCGGCGGGTAGTCTGCCGCGCCGCCGGTCCCGGTTTTAAAGAGGACGGGGTAACGCTCGGGCAGGGTGGTGGCTGAGGTCACGCCTACTCGCTTGACAAAGTTCGAGTTGGCGACGGCCAGATGCCCGACCTGCCATATGATCGGGGAGAGCATCGTGTTCGGCATCCGGCGCGCCTCTTCCTCTGAGATCTCGCTCAGTATCAGCTTGACGACCTGGTGTGAGCCGCCGAGCGAATGCTGGATCAGGTCCCGATTCTCCACAACGACCGCCTCCTTGGGTTCTCTTACAGCAATACCGAACGCGCTGTACCGTGTGCTACCGGGATTTCCGCCCGCGCATGCGGGCGACAGGCCGCCGGCGTCGCTGGACCGTCCGGGGCGAGCGCCGCGCCCGTGTCGACGCGCCCTTGGCCGCCCGCGTCGAGCGCGTCCGTGTCCCCTTTTTCGCCGCTCGCGCCGCGCGCGCGCGCGCCGGCGGGCGCGCGCCATCCCCGCGTGCCTGCACGGCGCCGCCCACGGGCACGAGTTCGTACCGGGCGGTGGGGGCCGGCGTCGAGGATCCCCTGACGGTGCCCGGGAAGATCCGGAATACCGGGCAGAGGATCACCTCGATCCTCCCGCCGCCGGGCGCGAACAACGCCGGGAGGTAGAGCGTGCGCA
This window encodes:
- the glnA gene encoding type I glutamate--ammonia ligase: MAGKEMTAREIVAYIKEHGVKMVDLKFVDVPGTWQHATLPASQVDEKTFIRGIGFDGSSIRGFQAIQESDMLLMPDPATARPDPFCTIPTLSVICNVNDPIAQKPYTRDPRHVAQKAEEYLKTSGVADTSYFGPEAEFFVFSNVQYEVLPHRMGYSIDSQEATWNSGQPGLGNRMRVKEGYFPVPPADIHLDLRSEMVLEMENWGIEVEMQHHEVGHAGQGEIDMKYNTLTRMADSLLSYKYIVKNVARRHGLTATFMPKPLFGDNGTGMHTHISLWKGGQNVFYREGGYAELSQDALYYIGGLLTHVDALLGLCACTTNSYRRLVPHYEAPVNIAFSQRNRSAAVRIPMYFSGPAAAASKRVEFRCPDATCNPYLAFAAMLMAGLDGIKRKIDPVKAGFGPLDKNTYELAPEEAAKIKSVPGSLGAALAALEADHEFLLEGDVFTRDLLDTWLDYKRTKELHEVNIRPVPYEFFLYYDV
- a CDS encoding TfoX/Sxy family protein, which gives rise to MGYDEKTAARVRRILSRRRDVVEKKMVGGLSFMVNGRMCCGLTSIAFMVRVGPDAYKRALALPHARPMEFAGRPLAGFVYVDRAGYRTDAALAKWVQRGIAFVSTLPPKQPAVGRPRPRRR
- a CDS encoding DinB family protein, producing the protein MENRDLIQHSLGGSHQVVKLILSEISEEEARRMPNTMLSPIIWQVGHLAVANSNFVKRVGVTSATTLPERYPVLFKTGTGGAADYPPLTEVVQAFDDTHEALMRVVAEANLDAPNEGPRGFWNNVAGAFAFSNAHRWYHIGKMTSLRALLGKPRLFG